One part of the uncultured Bacteroides sp. genome encodes these proteins:
- a CDS encoding DUF4391 domain-containing protein, which yields MKLIDKAIPYHIIFIVTFGDEVYLSAAAKHPYPLNDNKSVIDWTYTSSWFRETENTYSLNLKKDIDTVFFDFCRQLSQKSNSSVKNIAELTAYNSRFSSLTKEIEQLKRRISTSPQFNKKVELNLKLKKLEEELGRLLI from the coding sequence ATGAAATTAATTGATAAAGCAATTCCATATCATATTATTTTTATAGTCACGTTCGGAGACGAAGTTTATTTGTCTGCCGCGGCAAAACACCCTTATCCATTAAACGACAATAAGTCTGTAATTGACTGGACATATACAAGTTCGTGGTTCAGGGAAACAGAAAATACATATAGTCTTAATCTTAAGAAAGATATTGATACTGTGTTTTTTGACTTTTGCCGTCAATTATCTCAAAAATCAAACAGCAGCGTAAAAAATATAGCTGAACTCACAGCCTATAATTCCCGGTTCAGTTCACTAACCAAAGAGATAGAGCAGTTGAAAAGGAGAATCAGCACATCTCCTCAGTTTAACAAAAAAGTTGAATTGAATTTGAAGTTAAAGAAATTAGAAGAAGAGTTGGGAAGATTGCTTATATGA
- a CDS encoding DUF262 domain-containing protein, which produces MNNNLTAEIKKVEAVLNDHLNIPNYQRPYRWTERNVQALLEDIHQSWKTGKNSYRIGSVILNNEVNGTLNIVDGQQRITTILLILKTLNSNVGKFLREEKLQYNHKVSLNALITNKLFIDKWISDNIVNETDSFTKYLLQYCEFVEIKVKDLSEAFQMFDSQNGRGKELEAYNLLKAYHIRAMEINSFDEKIACDKNWESATRFQENTDSLITTDLLVQVINEQLYRTRQWSKKETAQTFSKKKIDEFKGITICKNQSIDYPYQNKDLLQFVMQSYFNSLGVSVNGMKSRFNKIAPENINPFKLINQNIINGKDFFEYIETYVEIYKQLFVFGSEMSIFKTFIKERCVDYTGANRDGDKYLFELYKSVMMLVFDKFGEVGVDKYHEIIYLLVYRLRIEKEQVKYAAVAEYPVKSEVLLFHTIEKARVFNDLAVLEKKAYREVQCKKDVKSIIEFFISKNIKLSSQNTKKVDLAKYGIENGN; this is translated from the coding sequence ATGAATAACAATCTAACTGCAGAAATTAAAAAAGTTGAGGCTGTATTAAATGATCATTTAAATATCCCCAATTATCAGCGTCCTTATCGCTGGACCGAACGTAATGTGCAAGCGTTGCTGGAAGATATTCATCAAAGTTGGAAAACCGGAAAGAATTCTTACCGCATTGGGAGTGTTATTTTAAATAACGAAGTAAATGGCACGCTTAATATTGTAGATGGACAGCAACGGATAACGACGATACTTTTGATTTTAAAAACATTAAATAGTAATGTTGGTAAGTTTTTGCGAGAAGAAAAATTACAATACAATCATAAAGTTTCACTAAATGCTTTAATAACCAATAAGCTCTTTATCGATAAATGGATTAGTGATAATATAGTAAATGAGACTGATAGTTTTACCAAGTATTTGTTGCAATATTGTGAGTTTGTTGAAATTAAAGTAAAAGATTTGTCGGAAGCTTTTCAGATGTTCGACTCACAAAATGGTCGTGGTAAAGAATTAGAAGCTTACAATCTGCTTAAAGCATACCATATTCGGGCTATGGAAATAAACTCGTTTGACGAAAAAATTGCTTGTGATAAGAATTGGGAAAGTGCTACCCGCTTTCAGGAAAACACAGATTCATTAATCACCACTGATTTATTAGTTCAGGTTATTAACGAACAGCTTTACCGCACCCGTCAATGGAGCAAAAAAGAGACAGCCCAGACATTTAGTAAAAAGAAGATTGATGAATTTAAAGGCATTACAATTTGTAAAAATCAGTCCATTGATTATCCGTATCAGAATAAGGATCTGTTGCAATTTGTTATGCAGAGTTATTTTAATTCATTAGGCGTTTCTGTCAATGGTATGAAATCTCGTTTCAATAAAATTGCACCAGAGAATATTAATCCATTTAAATTGATTAATCAGAATATAATTAATGGAAAAGATTTTTTTGAATATATTGAAACCTATGTGGAGATATACAAACAACTATTTGTTTTTGGAAGTGAAATGTCTATTTTTAAGACATTTATAAAAGAACGTTGTGTAGATTATACTGGTGCAAACCGAGATGGTGATAAATATTTATTTGAGTTGTATAAGTCGGTAATGATGCTTGTTTTCGATAAATTTGGAGAAGTAGGAGTTGATAAATACCACGAGATTATTTATTTGCTTGTTTATCGTTTACGGATAGAAAAGGAACAGGTTAAATATGCTGCAGTTGCTGAATATCCTGTTAAATCAGAAGTGTTGCTTTTTCATACCATTGAAAAAGCACGAGTATTTAACGACTTAGCAGTATTGGAAAAGAAAGCATATCGTGAAGTTCAGTGTAAAAAAGATGTCAAAAGCATAATCGAGTTTTTTATAAGTAAAAACATCAAATTATCATCTCAAAATACCAAGAAGGTTGATTTGGCTAAATACGGAATAGAAAATGGAAACTAA
- a CDS encoding DEAD/DEAH box helicase family protein, with translation MKLQFKQQQFQKDAVRAVVNCFEGQPLKTNRFTLERSKEIIRKAKQSATGDTQTRFETDVLEEIGYRNSPIHISEQHILENIRKIQTAGEIHESATIERPKEDKNRSYHLTIEMETGTGKTYTYIRTMYELHKKYGWSKYIVIVPSIAIREGVYKSFELTQDHFQELYGHKIAPFIYNSGSPQDIENFASDSRISVMIINTQAFNSAQYDKKGELKNNVGNRIYRELDQFGTRKPIEIISQTNPILIIDEPQSVDGAKTLESMQEFNPLFTLRYSATHRVEYNKVYRLDALDAYNKRLVKKIQVKGISLKSSTGTSGYLYLEQIILSTNKPPLALVEFEQRTTQGVKRVRKKVSQGTNLFELSGEMPAYRNVMIEEISGAQNKIVVIGNDIFPGDILNDKNDSTLRRVQIRETVLSHLKKEKQLFGKGVKVLTLFFIDSVERYRKYNENGEESLGEYAQIFEEEYNNAKNDLLDLFQQEYNDYLKNTDINQAYKGYFPSYFSYLERDEPQRIHEGYFSVDKKKKRMVDPSLKKNREDSDDVSAYDLIMKDKERLLSFDEPVRFIFSHSALKEGWDNPNVFQICTLKNPEGGSEIRRRQEVGRGMRLCVNQDGVRLDYEMIGDEVHNANVLTVIASESYEAFAKGLQSEIASTLKDRPKKAEVDFFISKLVENEKGEKYRITADDAKKINKLLYKHDLIDEEDKITFLGREIIEKEAIPLPDTLELYRASVANLLKSIYTESAFKPQNERATLTLRTNENFKKKEFQELWKKISLKTIYEVNFDTPKLIEESVILINSELHIADMVYEVKTGEQKAEGTKQDMDSGTHIAQSSTERFKLKSNPYHSTVYDIVGEIESHTNLTRRTIVEILQKMQGNKFYLLGKNPEEFIAKISKIINEAKAKLIINNIVYHKIEDEYDAKTVFTNDNTVLRSSINLKKHIYDNLTSDSGIETEFAKALEQAVEVVVYAKLPKSFYITTPVGRYSPDWAIVFDKEKVRYIYFVAETKGADSSMELRGTENLKIHCAKVHFEEIAGTEVKYDVVNNYDKLMELVTL, from the coding sequence ATGAAACTACAATTTAAACAACAACAATTCCAGAAAGATGCCGTACGGGCAGTGGTGAATTGTTTCGAAGGGCAGCCTTTGAAAACCAACCGCTTTACATTGGAGAGAAGTAAAGAGATTATTCGTAAAGCCAAACAATCAGCAACCGGAGATACGCAAACAAGATTTGAAACCGATGTGCTTGAAGAAATTGGCTATCGCAACAGTCCGATACATATTTCCGAACAACATATTCTGGAGAATATCCGCAAAATACAAACGGCTGGCGAAATACACGAAAGTGCTACTATTGAAAGGCCAAAAGAAGATAAAAACAGAAGTTACCACCTTACCATTGAAATGGAAACAGGTACAGGAAAAACCTATACCTATATCCGTACCATGTACGAGCTGCACAAAAAATATGGTTGGAGCAAATACATCGTTATTGTACCAAGTATAGCCATTCGCGAGGGTGTTTACAAGTCTTTTGAACTTACACAAGATCACTTTCAGGAGTTGTATGGACACAAAATAGCTCCCTTTATCTACAATTCAGGCAGTCCGCAGGATATTGAAAACTTTGCCTCTGATAGCCGTATCAGCGTAATGATTATCAACACGCAGGCATTCAATTCAGCTCAGTATGATAAAAAGGGGGAATTGAAAAACAATGTAGGAAATAGAATTTATCGGGAACTTGACCAGTTTGGTACACGCAAACCGATAGAGATTATTTCGCAAACCAACCCGATTTTAATAATCGACGAACCCCAATCTGTTGATGGTGCAAAAACGCTTGAGAGCATGCAAGAGTTTAATCCTTTATTTACGTTGCGCTATTCGGCAACCCACCGTGTGGAGTACAACAAAGTCTATCGGCTAGATGCGCTTGATGCATATAATAAACGGCTTGTTAAGAAGATTCAGGTAAAAGGAATTAGTTTGAAAAGCAGCACTGGAACAAGCGGATATTTGTATTTGGAACAAATTATTCTGAGTACCAATAAACCGCCTTTGGCGTTGGTGGAATTTGAACAGCGAACAACGCAGGGGGTAAAACGAGTACGGAAAAAGGTATCACAAGGAACTAATCTTTTTGAACTATCGGGCGAGATGCCTGCTTATCGGAATGTAATGATCGAAGAGATCAGCGGTGCGCAAAATAAAATTGTTGTCATCGGGAATGATATTTTCCCCGGCGATATTTTAAACGATAAAAATGATAGTACTCTTCGACGTGTACAAATTCGAGAAACAGTACTTTCACACCTTAAAAAGGAAAAGCAACTTTTTGGGAAAGGGGTAAAAGTGCTGACACTATTTTTTATAGATAGTGTGGAACGCTATCGAAAATACAATGAGAATGGAGAAGAAAGTCTGGGAGAATACGCACAGATATTTGAAGAGGAATATAATAATGCCAAAAACGATCTTCTCGACCTTTTCCAACAGGAATACAACGATTATCTGAAAAATACAGATATAAACCAGGCATATAAAGGATATTTTCCTAGTTATTTTTCGTATTTGGAGCGAGATGAACCGCAACGAATTCACGAAGGCTATTTTTCTGTAGATAAGAAGAAAAAACGAATGGTTGATCCTTCGTTAAAGAAAAACAGAGAAGACTCAGACGATGTATCGGCTTATGATTTGATCATGAAAGACAAGGAACGACTATTGAGTTTTGATGAGCCTGTTCGCTTTATCTTTTCGCACTCAGCTCTCAAAGAAGGGTGGGATAACCCGAATGTGTTTCAGATTTGTACGCTCAAGAATCCTGAAGGTGGAAGCGAAATTCGTCGCAGACAGGAAGTAGGTCGTGGTATGCGTTTATGTGTCAACCAGGATGGTGTTCGCTTGGATTACGAAATGATTGGTGATGAGGTGCATAACGCGAATGTTCTTACAGTTATTGCTTCCGAAAGTTACGAAGCATTTGCCAAAGGCTTGCAAAGTGAAATAGCCTCTACGCTCAAAGACCGTCCGAAAAAAGCAGAAGTTGACTTCTTTATCAGCAAACTGGTTGAAAACGAGAAAGGAGAAAAATATCGCATAACTGCCGATGATGCAAAGAAAATCAATAAGCTGCTTTACAAACACGATCTTATTGACGAAGAAGATAAAATAACGTTTTTGGGGAGAGAGATAATTGAAAAAGAGGCAATACCGCTGCCCGATACTTTGGAATTATATCGGGCTAGTGTGGCCAATCTGTTGAAATCTATTTATACCGAAAGTGCTTTCAAACCCCAAAACGAACGGGCAACGCTTACACTCCGTACCAACGAAAACTTCAAAAAGAAAGAGTTTCAGGAGTTGTGGAAGAAAATAAGTTTGAAAACGATATACGAAGTAAATTTCGATACGCCTAAATTGATTGAAGAAAGCGTAATCTTAATCAACAGTGAACTGCATATTGCTGATATGGTATATGAAGTGAAAACAGGTGAGCAAAAAGCAGAGGGTACAAAACAGGATATGGATAGCGGAACGCATATTGCACAATCAAGCACAGAGCGATTCAAACTCAAAAGTAATCCCTATCACAGTACCGTGTACGATATTGTGGGCGAAATAGAAAGCCATACCAACCTTACAAGGCGTACTATTGTAGAAATCCTGCAAAAAATGCAGGGGAACAAATTCTATCTATTGGGTAAGAATCCCGAAGAGTTTATTGCCAAAATCAGCAAAATTATCAATGAGGCAAAAGCCAAACTGATAATCAATAACATTGTATACCACAAAATTGAAGACGAATACGATGCTAAAACGGTATTTACCAACGACAATACGGTGCTTCGTAGCTCAATTAATTTAAAAAAACATATATACGATAATCTTACTTCAGATTCCGGAATCGAAACCGAATTTGCAAAAGCCCTGGAACAAGCGGTAGAAGTGGTAGTATATGCTAAGCTGCCAAAGAGTTTTTATATCACAACTCCGGTTGGCCGTTATAGTCCCGACTGGGCTATTGTGTTCGACAAAGAGAAAGTCCGCTACATTTATTTCGTTGCCGAGACGAAAGGTGCCGATTCTTCAATGGAGTTGCGAGGTACAGAAAATCTGAAAATTCATTGTGCTAAAGTTCATTTCGAAGAAATTGCCGGTACTGAAGTGAAGTACGATGTGGTGAACAACTATGACAAATTAATGGAATTGGTAACACTTTAG
- a CDS encoding DUF262 domain-containing protein: protein METKDLNKSLKDIFQCKYIIPLYQRNFAWGADEIGLLLQDLYENFKKSRSNGLLNYFIGSLIVLRRKDGLFEVIDGQQRLTTLSLLLRILDLTKESKLFYESRPEVEAFFDSFYRNKSTNDVTFDYKVSHLVNAVDLLKETIVNPEEKEVKLLLGLDDLEGFKHFIYHQVILVRVEIPADTDVAAYFEVMNNRGDQLQKHEILKSYLMETLKDKNGNYLKKEQDEFSLIWDACSLMDSHIQKNFNIKDRCKYFGENYENINLNELLKYDKILDLENKSKRKFTINEALKQEIKSAEANTIKDIDDGGVDRSIIDFPNFLMHIFKLKYKTYTDNGKNIDIPLHEKYLIAVYNGVKERIDAIDFIKDLLYYRTIFDRYVVKATDEDSDEDKYKWTLQIPYKYYYVSRDTTSLKFNNSFKNQERLIKSLSLLQVSFRNRKYKNWLQDVLNFFSDHNNFGVSIDNYQRFLDQWIIDYFKNNISEMSYDSGVKTPHFLLNSIDYLLWVMNPADFNFKFTYRNSVEHHLPQSFKNEINESQLDSLGNLCLVSKSSNSKMNNEHPVGKAKVDGKYYKEGKLPPKQKIMYDITNENGQWGNEEINNHRKKIIELLNNKESILNEIN from the coding sequence ATGGAAACTAAAGATTTGAATAAATCGTTGAAAGACATCTTTCAATGCAAATATATTATACCTCTCTATCAACGTAACTTTGCCTGGGGAGCTGATGAAATAGGTTTATTGTTGCAGGATTTATATGAAAACTTTAAGAAGTCGAGATCCAATGGCTTACTAAACTATTTTATAGGTAGTTTAATTGTATTAAGACGTAAAGATGGACTGTTTGAAGTAATTGATGGACAACAACGTTTAACAACCTTGTCATTATTACTAAGAATATTAGATTTAACAAAAGAATCAAAACTTTTCTATGAGTCCCGACCGGAAGTTGAGGCTTTTTTTGATTCGTTTTATCGCAACAAAAGCACAAACGATGTGACGTTTGATTATAAAGTTTCCCATTTGGTAAATGCGGTTGATTTACTGAAGGAAACGATAGTAAATCCAGAGGAAAAGGAGGTAAAGCTTTTATTGGGTTTAGATGATTTGGAGGGATTTAAGCATTTTATATATCACCAAGTTATCCTTGTTCGCGTTGAGATTCCGGCTGATACTGACGTGGCAGCTTATTTCGAAGTAATGAATAACCGTGGAGACCAGCTTCAGAAGCACGAGATTCTGAAGTCATATTTAATGGAGACATTAAAAGATAAGAATGGAAACTATCTGAAAAAAGAGCAAGATGAATTTTCTCTTATTTGGGATGCATGCTCGCTAATGGATTCGCACATTCAGAAAAACTTTAATATCAAGGATAGGTGTAAATATTTTGGGGAGAATTATGAAAATATTAATCTTAATGAACTGCTAAAATATGACAAAATTTTAGATCTTGAAAATAAATCGAAAAGGAAGTTTACTATTAATGAGGCTTTAAAACAAGAAATAAAGAGTGCAGAAGCCAATACAATCAAAGATATTGATGATGGTGGGGTCGATCGTTCTATTATTGATTTTCCCAACTTTCTGATGCATATCTTCAAATTAAAATACAAAACCTATACTGATAATGGGAAAAATATAGATATTCCTTTACATGAGAAGTACTTAATTGCAGTATATAATGGAGTAAAAGAAAGGATAGATGCCATAGATTTTATTAAAGATTTGTTGTATTACAGAACTATCTTTGATAGATATGTTGTGAAAGCAACAGATGAAGATTCTGATGAGGATAAATATAAATGGACATTGCAGATCCCTTATAAATACTACTATGTGAGTAGAGATACTACAAGCCTAAAGTTTAATAATTCATTCAAAAATCAGGAACGTTTGATTAAATCACTGTCTTTACTTCAGGTGTCTTTTAGAAACCGAAAGTATAAAAATTGGTTACAGGATGTTTTAAATTTCTTTTCTGATCATAATAACTTTGGAGTAAGTATTGATAATTATCAACGTTTTCTTGATCAATGGATTATTGACTATTTCAAGAATAATATTTCTGAAATGAGCTATGATTCTGGTGTAAAAACGCCACATTTCTTATTAAATTCTATTGATTATTTATTGTGGGTAATGAACCCAGCGGATTTTAATTTTAAATTCACCTATCGTAACTCTGTCGAACACCATTTACCCCAATCTTTCAAAAATGAAATTAACGAGAGTCAATTGGATAGTTTGGGTAATTTGTGTTTGGTAAGCAAAAGCTCCAACTCAAAAATGAATAACGAGCACCCGGTTGGTAAGGCAAAAGTTGATGGTAAATATTATAAGGAAGGGAAATTGCCTCCAAAACAAAAAATTATGTATGACATTACGAATGAGAATGGGCAATGGGGCAATGAAGAAATAAACAATCATCGGAAAAAAATTATCGAGTTACTTAACAATAAAGAAAGTATTCTCAATGAAATTAATTGA
- a CDS encoding alpha-N-arabinofuranosidase translates to MRKSLLLGTLLAASLSLSAQTKATIEINPEQGTQKISKHIYGHFAEHLGSCIYGGLWVGENSDIPNTKGYRTDVLEALKNLHIPNLRWPGGCFADEYHWMDGIGPKENRPKMVNNNWGGTIEDNSFGTHEFLNLCELLGCEPYISGNVGSGTVEELAKWVEYMTSDGDSPMANLRRKNGRDKAWKVKFLGVGNESWGCGGSMEPAYYADLYRRYSTYCRNYDDNKLFKIASGASDYDYNWTETLMKKIGNKMDGVSLHYYTVKGWDGSKGSATKFSKDDYYWTLGKCLEIEDVVKKHIAIMDKYDAKKKIGLMVDEWGTWWDVEPGTNPGHLFQQNTLRDAFVAALTLNVFNKYGDRIQMANIAQVVNVLQSMILTKGKQMVLTPTYYVFDMYKVHQDATYLPLTLSCDTMKLEKNRAVPMLSASASKDAKGAIHITIANPDIDNAEEVDINIPSLKAAKVTGRILTSKEVDDYNEFGAPEKVQPKEFKDAKITKQGLKVKMPAKSIVVLEII, encoded by the coding sequence ATGAGGAAATCGCTTCTTTTAGGCACTTTACTTGCCGCAAGCTTATCTCTTTCCGCGCAGACGAAAGCTACAATCGAAATTAATCCTGAACAGGGAACGCAAAAAATCAGTAAACACATTTATGGCCATTTTGCCGAACACCTTGGTAGCTGTATCTATGGTGGACTATGGGTTGGGGAAAATTCTGATATTCCAAACACGAAAGGTTATCGTACCGATGTGTTGGAGGCTTTAAAGAACTTGCATATTCCAAATCTTCGTTGGCCGGGTGGATGTTTTGCCGACGAATATCACTGGATGGATGGTATTGGTCCAAAAGAAAATCGTCCTAAGATGGTTAATAATAACTGGGGAGGTACTATAGAAGATAACAGTTTTGGTACACACGAGTTCCTTAATCTTTGCGAACTGCTAGGTTGTGAACCTTATATTAGTGGAAATGTGGGTAGTGGTACTGTGGAAGAACTTGCGAAATGGGTGGAATACATGACTTCCGATGGCGATAGTCCGATGGCTAATCTTCGTCGTAAAAATGGTCGTGACAAAGCCTGGAAAGTTAAGTTCCTGGGTGTAGGAAATGAAAGCTGGGGTTGTGGTGGAAGCATGGAGCCTGCTTATTATGCTGATTTGTACCGTCGTTATTCTACTTATTGCAGAAATTATGATGATAATAAATTGTTCAAGATTGCCAGTGGAGCCAGTGATTATGATTATAACTGGACAGAGACTTTGATGAAGAAAATTGGTAATAAGATGGATGGTGTATCTCTTCATTATTATACTGTGAAAGGATGGGACGGTAGCAAAGGTTCTGCTACTAAATTCTCAAAGGATGATTACTACTGGACTCTAGGCAAATGTTTAGAAATAGAGGATGTTGTGAAGAAACACATTGCTATTATGGATAAATATGATGCAAAGAAGAAAATTGGATTGATGGTTGACGAATGGGGCACATGGTGGGATGTAGAACCGGGTACAAATCCTGGACACCTTTTCCAACAGAATACTTTGCGTGATGCTTTTGTAGCTGCTCTTACCTTGAATGTATTCAATAAATATGGTGACCGTATTCAAATGGCTAATATTGCTCAGGTTGTTAATGTGCTTCAGTCAATGATTCTCACCAAAGGAAAGCAAATGGTGCTTACTCCAACTTACTATGTATTTGATATGTATAAAGTACATCAGGATGCTACTTATCTTCCGCTTACTCTTTCTTGTGATACAATGAAACTTGAAAAGAATCGTGCGGTTCCTATGTTGAGTGCTTCTGCATCTAAAGATGCTAAGGGAGCTATACATATAACAATAGCAAATCCGGATATTGACAATGCTGAAGAAGTGGATATTAATATTCCTTCATTAAAAGCTGCTAAAGTAACTGGTCGTATCCTTACTTCTAAAGAGGTAGATGATTATAATGAATTTGGCGCTCCTGAAAAAGTACAGCCAAAAGAATTTAAGGACGCAAAGATTACCAAACAGGGCTTAAAGGTGAAGATGCCTGCTAAGTCGATTGTTGTATTGGAGATAATATAA
- a CDS encoding BNR repeat-containing protein, whose amino-acid sequence MMGIKRIIYSTLLFAAAISATAQTASSFEGAVLLATPKTTHLSQSKVAEQGKLKIKSVVDLAKVPADFPVKFALYTKGSYQYVAYYDTAHQMVLASRKLNQKKWSYKSLDTKVPWDSHNYISLLVDGAGYIHVVGNMHSSPLVYFKSAKPWDISSMQALHKMTGKEEDVTTYPEFMYGPKGETLFHYRYGRSGNGYEVFNELNVSTQTWSRLIDKPLIDGEGERNAYMQGPILGPDGYFHLLWVWRETPDCSSNHTLSYARSKDLLHWESVNGEKAGFPITLKDSCLVVDNTPEKGGLINIGIKLGFDSFNRVMIGYHKYDDKGNTQLYLSRNEGGKWNSVKQTNWDYRWDFKGGGTIVNELLIDAPVVEDGKVTMGYHRLNLKDAQIIASESTFAPLGEETIPSVYPKEMETPDSAFPGMLVYKIKDSGASKKNIQYILRWEALSPNRDQKRKGKLPQPSVLRLYELTK is encoded by the coding sequence ATGATGGGTATTAAACGAATTATATATTCGACTTTGTTATTTGCCGCTGCAATATCGGCAACGGCTCAAACAGCTTCCTCTTTTGAGGGAGCTGTTCTTTTAGCTACTCCAAAAACAACTCACTTGAGTCAGTCGAAAGTAGCTGAGCAGGGTAAATTAAAGATTAAAAGTGTTGTAGATTTAGCAAAAGTTCCGGCAGATTTTCCTGTAAAATTTGCTCTTTATACTAAGGGTAGTTATCAGTATGTGGCTTACTATGATACTGCTCATCAGATGGTCTTGGCTTCACGTAAGCTGAATCAGAAAAAGTGGAGTTATAAGTCTTTGGATACAAAAGTGCCTTGGGATAGTCATAATTATATCTCATTACTTGTGGACGGAGCCGGATATATTCATGTAGTAGGAAATATGCACTCTTCTCCTCTTGTTTATTTTAAAAGCGCTAAACCTTGGGATATTAGTTCAATGCAGGCTCTTCATAAGATGACCGGAAAGGAAGAGGATGTTACTACTTATCCGGAGTTTATGTACGGTCCGAAAGGTGAAACTCTGTTTCATTATCGATATGGTCGTAGTGGTAATGGATATGAAGTTTTTAATGAGTTGAATGTATCTACACAAACCTGGAGCAGGCTTATAGATAAACCTTTGATTGATGGCGAGGGAGAACGAAATGCCTATATGCAGGGACCAATTCTAGGGCCGGATGGATATTTCCATTTATTATGGGTATGGCGCGAAACTCCTGATTGCTCAAGTAATCACACTCTATCTTATGCACGTAGCAAAGATTTGCTTCATTGGGAAAGTGTGAATGGCGAAAAAGCAGGATTCCCTATTACTTTGAAAGATTCTTGTCTGGTGGTTGATAACACACCTGAGAAAGGTGGTCTTATTAATATAGGAATAAAGCTTGGTTTTGATTCTTTTAATCGGGTAATGATTGGTTATCATAAATATGATGATAAAGGGAATACACAGCTTTACTTATCACGTAATGAAGGTGGAAAGTGGAATTCGGTAAAGCAAACCAATTGGGATTACCGTTGGGATTTCAAAGGTGGTGGAACTATTGTCAATGAGTTATTAATTGATGCTCCTGTTGTGGAAGACGGTAAGGTAACAATGGGATATCATCGACTTAACTTGAAAGATGCTCAGATTATTGCCAGTGAGAGTACATTTGCTCCTTTAGGTGAAGAAACTATTCCTTCTGTTTATCCAAAAGAGATGGAGACTCCGGATTCTGCATTTCCGGGCATGTTGGTTTATAAGATAAAAGATTCAGGAGCTAGCAAAAAGAATATTCAGTATATACTTCGCTGGGAGGCTTTGTCGCCTAATCGTGACCAGAAACGAAAAGGTAAACTTCCTCAACCATCGGTTCTTCGACTCTATGAATTGACTAAGTAA